From a region of the Corallococcus coralloides DSM 2259 genome:
- a CDS encoding LysR family transcriptional regulator, which yields MADLDLNLLVALDALLREGSVARAADRLGLSAPAMSRTLTRIRTALGDPVLVRAGRGLVPTPRALALQEQVRAVVRDATALLAPGTPTAPEQLTRTLTLRVNDGVIPLLGTALHQRARAEAPGLTLRFVAEGLEDVESLRDGEVDLDIGVQGALGPEIRVQRLGEESFMCLVGRASPLARGRLTLERFALAEHIGVSRRGKLRTPLDDVLEQHGHSRRVTAVVPNMLAAAALVAGADAVTTVNGAFARAAAQLMPVKARPVPLPLPRVTVAQAWHPRFDRDPAHVWLRRTVKALCDAPVFGATP from the coding sequence ATGGCGGACCTGGACCTGAACCTGCTCGTGGCGCTTGACGCCCTCCTGCGCGAGGGCAGCGTGGCGCGCGCCGCGGACCGGCTGGGTTTGAGCGCGCCGGCCATGAGCCGCACGCTCACCCGCATCCGGACCGCGTTGGGAGATCCGGTGCTGGTGCGCGCGGGACGCGGCCTGGTCCCCACGCCCCGGGCCCTGGCGCTCCAGGAGCAGGTGCGCGCCGTGGTGCGGGATGCCACCGCGCTGCTCGCGCCCGGCACGCCCACCGCGCCAGAGCAACTGACGCGCACGCTGACGCTGCGGGTGAACGACGGCGTCATTCCATTGCTGGGCACCGCGCTCCACCAGCGCGCGCGCGCCGAGGCGCCCGGCCTGACGCTGCGCTTCGTGGCGGAGGGGCTGGAGGACGTGGAGTCCCTGCGCGACGGAGAGGTGGACCTGGACATCGGCGTGCAGGGTGCGCTGGGGCCGGAGATCCGCGTGCAGCGGCTGGGCGAGGAGTCATTCATGTGCCTCGTGGGCCGTGCGTCGCCGCTCGCTCGGGGACGGCTGACGCTGGAGCGCTTCGCCCTCGCCGAGCACATCGGCGTCTCGCGGCGGGGGAAGCTGCGCACGCCGCTGGACGACGTGCTGGAGCAGCACGGCCATTCGCGCCGGGTGACGGCGGTGGTGCCCAACATGCTTGCCGCGGCGGCGCTCGTCGCGGGGGCGGACGCCGTCACGACGGTGAACGGCGCCTTCGCGCGCGCGGCGGCTCAACTGATGCCCGTCAAGGCGCGCCCCGTGCCGCTGCCCCTGCCCCGCGTCACCGTGGCGCAGGCATGGCATCCCCGCTTCGACCGCGACCCCGCTCACGTCTGGCTGCGGCGCACGGTGAAGGCGCTCTGCGACGCGCCCGTCTTCGGCGCCACCCCGTGA
- a CDS encoding S8 family serine peptidase encodes MEINRKSPASIAPTANTATSRAQAPKAKPLTVRDGFDSQGARPSNFVDRPTGRPSTPGASVPASAFAFGGANVAVKPGANKVADTKPVDPSQPKPKLTGEPVIAVIDGGVDYKHTDLDDAMWTNPGEVEGDGIDNDGNGIADDIHGFNVGTGKGDPFKGEGTDHGTHVAGIIAAEDNGEGNTGIAAGKAKILSVGGLYDGADLLTNFERSVDYLVKMKTEHGVNIRAANASFGDSYRDVASQKRWEAAIQKLADADILLLAATANGNGSNMNNVPDMPANVDLPNVLTVASMDRNNDKLARFSSHGDKVVDLAAVGEDVFSTVPGNDWEEMSGTSMATPTVAATAARMFAENPDLTAVQVRDLILKTVDPDADLKGKVITGGKLNIQAAIDAAKATVEPKPETQQPVASR; translated from the coding sequence ATGGAAATCAACCGCAAGTCGCCCGCCTCCATCGCCCCCACCGCCAACACGGCCACCTCGCGAGCCCAGGCGCCCAAGGCGAAGCCTCTGACGGTGCGTGACGGTTTCGACTCCCAGGGTGCGCGTCCCTCCAACTTCGTGGACCGCCCGACGGGCCGTCCCTCGACTCCGGGCGCCAGCGTGCCGGCGTCGGCCTTTGCCTTCGGCGGCGCGAACGTCGCGGTGAAGCCGGGCGCGAACAAGGTCGCCGACACGAAGCCGGTGGACCCGTCGCAGCCCAAGCCCAAGCTGACGGGCGAGCCGGTCATCGCGGTCATCGACGGTGGCGTGGACTACAAGCACACCGACCTGGATGACGCGATGTGGACGAACCCTGGTGAAGTCGAAGGGGACGGCATCGACAACGACGGCAACGGCATCGCGGACGACATCCACGGCTTCAACGTGGGCACCGGCAAGGGCGACCCGTTCAAGGGCGAGGGCACGGACCACGGCACGCACGTGGCGGGCATCATCGCGGCCGAGGACAACGGCGAGGGCAACACCGGCATCGCCGCGGGCAAGGCGAAGATTCTGAGCGTGGGCGGCCTGTACGACGGCGCGGACCTGCTCACCAACTTCGAGCGCTCGGTGGACTACCTGGTGAAGATGAAGACCGAGCACGGCGTGAACATCCGCGCCGCGAACGCGAGCTTCGGTGACTCCTACCGCGACGTTGCGTCCCAGAAGCGCTGGGAGGCCGCCATCCAGAAGCTGGCGGACGCGGACATCCTGCTGCTCGCGGCCACGGCCAACGGCAACGGCAGCAACATGAACAACGTGCCGGACATGCCGGCCAACGTGGACCTGCCCAACGTCCTCACCGTGGCATCCATGGACCGCAACAACGACAAGCTGGCCCGCTTCTCGTCGCACGGCGACAAGGTGGTGGACCTGGCCGCCGTGGGCGAGGACGTGTTCAGCACCGTGCCCGGCAATGACTGGGAGGAGATGAGCGGCACCTCCATGGCGACGCCGACCGTGGCCGCCACCGCCGCGCGCATGTTCGCGGAGAACCCGGACCTGACGGCCGTGCAGGTGCGCGACCTCATCCTCAAGACGGTGGACCCGGACGCGGACCTCAAGGGCAAGGTCATCACCGGCGGCAAGCTGAACATCCAGGCCGCCATCGACGCCGCCAAGGCCACCGTGGAGCCGAAGCCGGAGACGCAGCAGCCCGTCGCCTCGCGCTGA
- a CDS encoding TetR/AcrR family transcriptional regulator, whose amino-acid sequence MTQKTEQKQKSHDAILASAATLLLERGIQASSIMDVMKGAGLTVGGFYGHFDSKEHLFTETLRSTARTAWNALLRKAKEDAPDAPALKVLERYLSRKHRDAATPTCPLPSITAEVSRAGEPYRGGLEAELQEFVRSYAELLPSGARRREKALAAIALMYGALSLARAVRGTKLGDEFLDAARKLGAELLTKEGT is encoded by the coding sequence ATGACCCAGAAGACGGAGCAGAAGCAGAAGTCGCATGACGCCATCCTCGCGTCCGCCGCCACGCTGCTCCTGGAGCGCGGCATCCAGGCCAGCTCCATCATGGACGTGATGAAGGGAGCCGGCCTCACGGTGGGCGGCTTCTACGGGCACTTCGACTCGAAGGAGCACCTGTTCACGGAGACCCTCCGGAGCACCGCCCGCACGGCGTGGAACGCGCTCCTGCGCAAGGCGAAGGAGGACGCGCCGGACGCGCCCGCGCTGAAGGTGCTGGAGCGCTACCTGTCGCGCAAGCACCGCGACGCCGCCACCCCCACCTGTCCCCTGCCCAGCATCACCGCGGAGGTGTCGCGCGCGGGGGAGCCCTACCGGGGCGGGCTGGAGGCGGAGCTGCAGGAGTTCGTCCGCTCGTACGCGGAGCTGCTGCCGTCCGGGGCGCGGCGCCGGGAGAAGGCGCTGGCCGCCATCGCGCTCATGTACGGCGCCCTGTCGCTGGCGCGCGCCGTGCGCGGCACGAAGCTGGGGGACGAGTTCCTGGACGCGGCCAGGAAGCTGGGCGCGGAGCTGCTGACGAAGGAGGGGACCTGA
- a CDS encoding M13 family metallopeptidase, whose translation MSFRSRPPFGAARMTLGVCASALITACASTTPAEKSPPAQAAATPAPAPAAPAAPKPYFGSFGVDTPGMDTSVAPGDDFYRYVNGKWADGAVIPPDRSSFGMFTRLAEDATKQTRDILEAAAKSDAPAGSEERKLGDFYASFMDEAAIEARGATPLKPELDRIAAVANRKGLASLLGTTLRSDVDPLNTGQATTDRLLGLWVAEDLNDPSRYAAYILQGGLGLPDRDFYLKDTPRFKEVREKYQQHIATQLKNAGIPDAEAKARAIFGLETKIAQAHWSAQDTQDVEKVNNPWKQTDFAKKAPGMDWAAYFASAGLGSQKDFIVWQPSAITGIAKLVGSEPLQTWKDYLAFHAIMQGTPYLSKAFVDAGFDFSGKTLSGAQQLSDRWKRGVNFSNLAMGEAVGKRYVEKHFPPAAKAEADLMVRNILAALGRHIDALAWMSPETKARAKEKLGTVQVGIGHPDTWRDYSGLEIVKGDAFGNAERAELFEHQRNLAKLGKPVNRMEWFMTPQEVNALNSPQQNSIIFPAAILQPPFFDPNADPAVNYGGIGSVIGHEIVHSFDDVGAQFDAQGKLSNWWTPKDLEQFKAAGKALAAQYDAYKPLPDMNLNGELTLGENIADVAGVSIAHDGYLMSLEGKPAPVLDGFTGEQRFFLGFAQVWRNKFREPLLRRLLVTDGHSPGMFRAATVRNLDAWYPAFDVKPGQGLYLTPEQRVKVW comes from the coding sequence ATGTCGTTCCGTTCCAGACCGCCGTTTGGCGCCGCGCGCATGACGCTGGGCGTCTGCGCTTCCGCGCTCATCACCGCGTGCGCCTCCACCACGCCCGCGGAGAAGTCCCCGCCGGCCCAGGCCGCCGCCACCCCGGCCCCGGCTCCGGCAGCCCCCGCCGCTCCCAAGCCGTACTTCGGGAGCTTTGGCGTCGACACGCCGGGCATGGACACCTCCGTCGCCCCGGGCGATGACTTCTACCGCTACGTCAACGGCAAGTGGGCGGACGGCGCGGTGATTCCGCCGGACCGCTCCTCCTTCGGCATGTTCACGCGCCTGGCCGAGGACGCCACGAAGCAGACGCGCGACATCCTGGAGGCCGCCGCGAAGTCGGACGCCCCCGCCGGCAGCGAGGAGCGCAAGCTGGGTGACTTCTACGCCAGCTTCATGGACGAGGCCGCCATCGAGGCCAGGGGCGCCACGCCGCTCAAGCCGGAGCTGGACCGCATCGCCGCCGTCGCCAACCGCAAGGGCCTGGCCTCGCTCCTGGGCACCACGCTGCGCAGCGACGTGGATCCGCTCAACACCGGGCAGGCCACCACGGACCGCCTCCTGGGCCTCTGGGTGGCGGAGGACCTGAACGACCCCAGCCGCTACGCCGCGTACATCCTCCAGGGCGGCCTGGGCCTGCCGGACCGCGACTTCTATCTGAAGGACACGCCGCGCTTCAAAGAGGTGCGGGAGAAGTATCAGCAGCACATCGCGACCCAGCTGAAGAACGCCGGCATCCCCGACGCGGAAGCGAAGGCCCGCGCCATCTTCGGGCTGGAGACGAAGATCGCCCAGGCCCACTGGTCCGCGCAGGACACGCAGGACGTGGAGAAGGTGAACAACCCCTGGAAGCAGACGGACTTCGCGAAGAAGGCGCCCGGCATGGACTGGGCCGCGTACTTCGCGAGCGCCGGGCTTGGGTCCCAGAAGGACTTCATCGTCTGGCAGCCGTCCGCCATCACCGGCATCGCGAAGCTGGTGGGCAGCGAGCCCCTCCAGACGTGGAAGGACTACCTGGCCTTCCACGCCATCATGCAGGGCACCCCGTACCTGTCGAAGGCCTTCGTGGACGCGGGCTTCGACTTCAGCGGGAAGACGCTCTCCGGCGCGCAGCAGCTGAGCGACCGCTGGAAGCGCGGCGTGAACTTCTCCAACCTCGCCATGGGCGAGGCCGTGGGCAAGCGCTACGTGGAGAAGCACTTCCCGCCCGCCGCCAAGGCCGAGGCGGACCTGATGGTGCGCAACATCCTGGCCGCGCTGGGCCGCCACATCGACGCGCTCGCGTGGATGTCTCCGGAGACCAAGGCCCGCGCCAAGGAGAAGCTGGGCACGGTGCAGGTGGGCATTGGCCACCCGGACACCTGGCGTGACTACTCCGGCCTGGAAATCGTGAAGGGAGACGCCTTCGGCAACGCGGAGCGCGCGGAGCTCTTCGAGCACCAGCGCAACCTGGCCAAGCTGGGCAAGCCCGTGAACCGCATGGAGTGGTTCATGACGCCCCAGGAGGTCAACGCGCTCAACTCGCCGCAGCAGAACTCCATCATCTTCCCGGCCGCCATCCTCCAGCCCCCGTTCTTCGACCCGAACGCCGACCCGGCCGTGAACTACGGCGGCATCGGCTCCGTCATCGGGCACGAAATCGTCCACAGCTTCGACGACGTGGGCGCGCAGTTCGACGCGCAGGGCAAGCTGTCCAACTGGTGGACGCCCAAGGACCTGGAGCAGTTCAAGGCCGCGGGCAAGGCGCTGGCCGCGCAGTACGACGCGTACAAGCCCCTGCCGGACATGAACCTGAACGGCGAGCTGACGCTGGGCGAGAACATCGCCGACGTGGCGGGCGTCTCCATTGCCCATGACGGCTACCTGATGTCCCTGGAGGGCAAGCCCGCGCCCGTGCTGGACGGCTTCACGGGCGAGCAGCGCTTCTTCCTGGGCTTCGCGCAGGTGTGGCGCAACAAGTTCCGGGAACCGCTGCTGCGCCGGCTGCTCGTGACGGATGGGCACTCGCCCGGCATGTTCCGCGCGGCCACCGTGCGCAACCTGGACGCGTGGTACCCGGCGTTCGACGTGAAGCCCGGCCAGGGCCTCTACCTGACGCCGGAGCAGCGCGTGAAGGTCTGGTAG
- a CDS encoding toxin-antitoxin system YwqK family antitoxin codes for MRAPSVMRLVLLSVPLCSAPAWAIERCSFQGKPINLDNGNSTAKLTGTVRCVDEDTKKETHTVSFKNGKQDGWEVRRWSDGRAVEQEYKAGKRHGGFKRYEDGRLVETSHYVDDNEQGESLRYHPNGKVSRRVDRQPEDEKSTYEDYDETGRLTKAGCGLRSSWEAGLKDCVWKGPSPLVFFHPNGQKRAVIPLKNGRRDGVTELFDKDGQRTATHAYAAGVLDGVSTRYAAGKALTSTTWVQGQREGDETEFFNDGGKKQVVTWKDRQQVKRVEYFQNGERKHELVVTGDRAVESYFEDDGSLRERRNLLKGDFHNGFDPDGVTEAFFPDGGTERREHYVKGKAEGRRQVWAENGTLVEDSQWTKDRVTTRKRWNPDGGLVEDEAFHEDGSRKKK; via the coding sequence ATGCGCGCGCCTTCCGTGATGCGTCTCGTCCTGCTGTCCGTGCCCCTCTGCTCCGCGCCCGCATGGGCCATCGAGCGCTGCTCGTTCCAGGGCAAGCCCATCAACCTGGACAACGGCAACTCCACCGCGAAGCTCACCGGCACCGTGCGCTGCGTGGACGAGGACACGAAGAAGGAGACGCACACCGTCTCGTTCAAGAACGGCAAGCAGGACGGCTGGGAGGTGCGCCGCTGGTCCGACGGCCGCGCCGTGGAGCAGGAGTACAAGGCCGGCAAGCGCCACGGCGGATTCAAGCGCTACGAGGACGGCCGGCTGGTGGAGACCAGCCATTACGTGGACGACAACGAGCAGGGCGAGTCGCTGCGCTACCACCCCAACGGCAAGGTGTCCCGGCGCGTGGACCGGCAGCCGGAGGACGAGAAGAGCACCTACGAGGACTACGACGAGACCGGGCGGCTCACCAAGGCGGGCTGCGGCCTGCGCTCGTCGTGGGAGGCGGGCCTGAAGGACTGTGTCTGGAAGGGGCCCTCGCCGCTGGTGTTCTTCCATCCCAACGGCCAGAAGCGCGCCGTCATCCCGCTGAAGAACGGACGGCGCGACGGCGTGACGGAGCTCTTCGACAAGGACGGGCAGCGCACCGCGACCCACGCGTACGCCGCGGGCGTGCTCGACGGCGTGAGCACGCGGTACGCCGCCGGGAAGGCCCTCACCTCCACGACCTGGGTCCAGGGCCAGAGGGAGGGCGACGAGACGGAGTTCTTCAACGACGGCGGCAAGAAGCAGGTCGTCACCTGGAAGGACCGCCAGCAGGTGAAGCGCGTGGAGTACTTCCAGAACGGCGAGCGCAAGCATGAGCTCGTCGTGACCGGAGACCGCGCGGTGGAGTCCTACTTCGAGGACGACGGCTCACTGCGCGAGCGGCGGAATCTGCTCAAGGGTGACTTCCACAACGGCTTCGACCCCGATGGCGTGACGGAGGCCTTCTTCCCGGACGGCGGCACGGAGCGCCGCGAGCACTACGTGAAGGGCAAGGCGGAAGGCCGGCGCCAGGTGTGGGCGGAGAACGGCACCCTCGTCGAGGACTCGCAGTGGACGAAGGACCGCGTCACCACGCGCAAGCGCTGGAACCCCGACGGCGGACTCGTGGAGGACGAGGCCTTCCACGAGGACGGCTCGCGCAAGAAGAAGTAG
- a CDS encoding O-methyltransferase — protein MTTTLHSPPVASLLTQLFADARKTDATVLAPFSALPAEERRARLDRDPRAFYASVAQAYLPVSEELGRLLYALARARRARTVVEFGTSFGISTVHLAAALRDNGGGKLITTEYEASKVHRAKEHLAKAGLVDLVEFRVGDALETLRADVPDGIDLVLLDGAKPLYLPLLRMLEPKLGPGAILVADNVKMSPEFAAHLSRPEHGYVTIPLPWEDDDCLFAVRAA, from the coding sequence ATGACCACGACCCTTCATTCGCCCCCTGTCGCTTCGCTGCTCACCCAACTCTTCGCGGACGCGCGCAAGACGGATGCCACCGTGCTCGCGCCCTTCAGCGCCCTCCCCGCGGAAGAACGCAGGGCCCGGCTGGACCGCGACCCGCGCGCCTTCTATGCGAGCGTCGCGCAGGCCTACCTGCCGGTATCGGAGGAACTGGGCCGGCTGCTCTATGCGCTCGCCCGCGCACGGCGCGCCCGCACGGTGGTGGAGTTCGGCACGTCCTTCGGCATCTCCACGGTGCACCTGGCGGCGGCGCTGCGGGACAACGGCGGCGGCAAGCTCATCACCACGGAGTACGAGGCCTCCAAGGTCCACCGGGCGAAGGAGCACCTCGCGAAGGCGGGGCTCGTGGACCTGGTGGAGTTCCGCGTGGGCGACGCGCTGGAGACGCTGCGCGCGGACGTGCCGGACGGCATCGACCTGGTGCTCCTCGATGGCGCGAAGCCGCTCTACCTGCCCCTCCTACGGATGCTGGAGCCGAAGCTCGGGCCAGGAGCCATCCTGGTCGCGGACAACGTGAAGATGAGCCCGGAGTTCGCGGCGCACCTGTCTCGGCCGGAGCACGGCTACGTCACCATCCCCCTTCCCTGGGAGGACGACGACTGCCTCTTCGCCGTGCGCGCCGCGTAA
- a CDS encoding DUF2243 domain-containing protein — protein sequence MNRGPLLCAGVMLGVGLGGFVDGILLHQLLQWHNMLSSHLPPDTLVNAKVNMFWDGLFHAFTWLMTFSGLMLLWRAGLRTDVPWSSRTFAGCLLGGWGLFNVVEGLIDHQLLGVHHVRTGPSQIAWDVGFLLFGLALLLSGGALIRAGREDVTPRGGVATP from the coding sequence ATGAACCGGGGGCCACTGCTCTGCGCGGGCGTGATGCTGGGCGTGGGCCTGGGCGGCTTCGTCGACGGCATCCTCCTGCACCAGCTGCTGCAATGGCACAACATGCTCTCCAGCCACCTGCCGCCGGACACGCTGGTGAACGCCAAGGTGAACATGTTCTGGGATGGCCTCTTCCACGCCTTCACCTGGCTCATGACGTTCAGCGGCCTGATGCTGCTCTGGCGCGCGGGCCTCCGGACGGACGTGCCGTGGTCCTCGCGCACCTTCGCGGGCTGCCTGCTGGGAGGCTGGGGCCTCTTCAACGTCGTCGAAGGGCTCATCGACCACCAGCTCCTCGGCGTGCACCACGTGCGCACCGGCCCGTCCCAAATCGCCTGGGACGTGGGCTTCCTCCTCTTCGGTCTGGCGCTGCTGCTCTCGGGTGGGGCGCTCATTCGCGCGGGCCGTGAGGACGTCACGCCCCGGGGCGGCGTTGCCACGCCTTGA
- a CDS encoding GNAT family N-acetyltransferase — MLRCWSPADAPLALRAIEANLEHLRPWMEWAKRYPMNVTQQAGQLRRMRGLFDLGQDFAYGVFSRDGSEVLGGTGLHPRVGEGALEIGYWISASHTGRGLATEIAGALTRVAFEVEGVRRVEIHCDPRNVRSAAVARRLGFVHEGTLRQRLVAPDGTLRDTMSWTLLSEEYPASPAAATVTEAFDVLGQKLL, encoded by the coding sequence GTGCTCCGCTGCTGGTCTCCGGCCGATGCGCCGCTGGCACTGCGCGCCATCGAAGCCAACCTCGAACACCTGCGTCCATGGATGGAGTGGGCCAAGCGCTATCCAATGAACGTCACGCAGCAGGCCGGGCAGCTGCGCCGGATGCGCGGGCTGTTCGACCTGGGACAGGACTTCGCCTACGGCGTGTTCAGCCGCGACGGCTCGGAGGTCCTCGGAGGCACGGGCCTGCATCCCCGGGTGGGCGAGGGGGCCCTGGAGATCGGCTACTGGATCTCGGCGAGTCACACGGGCCGGGGGCTGGCGACGGAGATCGCCGGGGCGCTCACCCGCGTGGCCTTCGAAGTGGAGGGCGTGCGCCGGGTGGAGATCCATTGCGACCCGCGCAACGTCCGCAGCGCGGCGGTGGCCCGGAGACTGGGGTTTGTTCATGAAGGCACGTTGAGACAGCGGCTCGTCGCCCCCGACGGCACTCTCAGGGACACGATGAGCTGGACCCTGCTCTCCGAGGAGTACCCCGCGAGCCCCGCCGCCGCGACCGTCACCGAGGCCTTCGACGTGCTGGGACAGAAGCTGCTCTGA
- a CDS encoding CocE/NonD family hydrolase yields MVLLFLLLPLTGFALPTTGIRFVDIPGSDGTVLKANYIAPTTPGPHPAVVFISSWGLNDLEYLAQANALAQKGYVALSYTPRGFWASGGGIDTAGPADIADTSRVIDWMLANTTANPSRIGLAGVSYGAGISLIASGFDSRVKAVAALSGWSDLVASLFGGETRRPQAVALLNLAATLLGRPSPELSTTINDYFANRNIESIKAWGRVRSAATYIQRINANKPAILMANAYGDSLFPPNQLVSFYGQLAGPKRLEFAPGDHAVVEATGLLGLPNGVWTSVTRWMDQYVAGVDTGISREAPVVLRTYDGDTEGYASWAQVATGTQRLGLGAIRVLDGTGTLGGTPSSSGSRTVWSGFDTNADAGVALLTNGLQALTGIPPVVWLPGVNRLNAGVWTSPLSTSGIAIRGSATLRLRVTPSTSSGTVVAYLYDLLGDYGGLITHVPLTWKNATPGVPLDLDLAFPATAYDVPVLHRVALVVDTEDPLYLDANTTGATLSLGGPSWLDLPTR; encoded by the coding sequence GTGGTCCTGTTGTTCCTGTTGCTGCCGCTCACGGGTTTTGCCCTGCCGACCACCGGCATCCGGTTCGTCGACATCCCCGGCAGTGACGGCACCGTCCTCAAGGCCAACTACATCGCGCCCACGACGCCGGGGCCGCATCCGGCCGTGGTCTTCATCTCGAGCTGGGGCCTCAACGATCTGGAGTACCTGGCCCAGGCCAATGCGCTGGCACAGAAGGGCTACGTGGCGCTGTCCTATACGCCGCGTGGCTTCTGGGCGTCCGGCGGTGGCATTGATACGGCCGGGCCGGCGGACATCGCGGACACCTCGCGCGTCATTGATTGGATGCTCGCCAACACGACCGCGAATCCCTCGCGCATCGGGCTCGCGGGTGTTTCGTATGGCGCGGGCATCTCGCTCATCGCCTCCGGCTTCGACTCGCGCGTGAAGGCGGTGGCGGCGCTCTCCGGCTGGTCGGACCTGGTGGCGTCGCTGTTCGGCGGAGAGACGCGGCGTCCCCAGGCGGTGGCGCTCTTGAACCTCGCCGCGACCCTGCTGGGCCGGCCGAGCCCCGAGCTGAGCACCACCATCAACGATTACTTCGCCAACCGGAACATCGAGTCCATCAAGGCCTGGGGCCGCGTGCGCTCGGCGGCCACGTACATCCAGCGCATCAACGCCAACAAGCCCGCCATCCTGATGGCCAATGCGTATGGCGACAGCCTCTTTCCGCCCAACCAGCTCGTGTCGTTCTACGGCCAGCTCGCGGGCCCCAAGCGGCTGGAGTTCGCGCCGGGCGACCACGCCGTCGTGGAGGCCACGGGCCTGTTGGGCCTGCCCAACGGTGTCTGGACCAGCGTGACGCGCTGGATGGACCAGTACGTCGCGGGCGTGGACACCGGCATCTCCCGCGAGGCGCCCGTCGTGCTGCGCACCTATGACGGCGACACGGAGGGCTATGCGTCCTGGGCCCAGGTGGCCACGGGCACGCAGCGCCTGGGGTTGGGCGCCATCCGCGTCCTGGATGGCACCGGCACCCTGGGCGGCACGCCGTCCTCCAGTGGCTCGCGGACCGTCTGGTCCGGCTTCGACACGAACGCCGACGCGGGCGTGGCGCTCCTGACCAACGGGCTCCAGGCGCTGACCGGCATTCCGCCCGTGGTCTGGCTGCCGGGCGTCAACCGCCTCAACGCGGGCGTCTGGACGTCGCCCCTCTCCACGAGCGGCATCGCCATCCGGGGCTCGGCCACGCTGCGCCTGCGTGTCACGCCGTCCACCTCGTCGGGCACGGTCGTCGCGTACCTGTACGACCTCCTGGGCGACTACGGCGGGCTCATCACCCACGTGCCCCTCACGTGGAAGAACGCGACGCCGGGCGTGCCGTTGGACCTGGACCTGGCGTTCCCCGCCACGGCGTATGACGTCCCCGTGCTGCACCGGGTGGCGCTCGTCGTGGACACGGAGGACCCGCTCTACCTGGACGCCAACACCACCGGCGCGACGCTGTCGCTGGGCGGGCCGTCCTGGTTGGACCTGCCGACGCGCTGA